The proteins below come from a single Miscanthus floridulus cultivar M001 chromosome 1, ASM1932011v1, whole genome shotgun sequence genomic window:
- the LOC136538495 gene encoding thaumatin-like protein 1b yields the protein MAAPAAVRSWRRAFAAFALLLQLHLIQLRGARSATFTIANSCGYTVWPGLLSSAGSAALPSTGFALAPGESRAVAAPAGWSGRLWGRTLCAADAATGRFACATGDCGSGDVQCNGGGAATPATLAEFTLDGSGGLDFYDVSLVDGYNLPMVVAPTTTASSTTASTGKCAATGCAAELNAACPAGLRVEAAADGGPVACRSACDAFGDAQYCCSGAYGNPNTCRPSTYSQFFKTACPRAYSYAYDDATSTFTCAAGSTDYTVTFCPAVPTSVKSTGQNPQTAGLPQQLNNGTTMVFFGGNTQTSGAAASANLLYAVTITVALALSGSALV from the exons ATGGCGGCGCCGGCAGCGGTGCGTTCTTGGCGCCGGGCATTCGCGGCGTTCGCGCTGCTCCTTCAGCTGCATCTGATTCAGCTGCGCGGCGCGCGGTCGGCGACGTTCACCATCGCCAACAGCTGCGGCTACACGGTGTGGCCGGGCCTGCTGTCCAGCGCGGGCTCCGCGGCGCTGCCCAGCACGGGGTTCGCGCTGGCGCCGGGGGAGTCCCGTGCCGTGGCGGCGCCCGCGGGGTGGTCGGGCCGCCTCTGGGGCCGCACGCTctgcgccgccgacgccgccacGGGGCGGTTCGCGTGCGCCACGGGGGACTGCGGCTCCGGCGACGTGCAGtgcaacggcggcggcgccgccacgCCCGCCACGCTGGCCGAGTTCACGCTGGACGGCAGCGGCGGGCTCGACTTCTACGACGTCAGCCTCGTCGACGGGTACAACCTGCCCATGGTCGTCgcgcccaccaccaccgcctcctccaCCACGGCATCAACCGGCAAGTGCGCGGCGACGGGGTGCGCCGCGGAGCTCAACGCGGCGTGCCCGGCGGGCCTAAGGGtggaggccgcggcggacggcgggCCCGTGGCGTGCCGTAGCGCGTGCGACGCCTTCGGGGACGCGCAGTACTGCTGCAGCGGCGCTTATGGGAATCCTAACACATGCCGGCCATCAACGTACTCGCAGTTCTTCAAGACCGCGTGCCCGCGCGCCTACAGCTACGCCTACGACGACGCCACCTCCACATTCACCTGCGCCGCCGGCAGCACCGACTACACCGTCACCTTCTGCCCCGCCGTGCCCACCAG CGTAAAGTCGACGGGGCAGAACCCGCAGACCGCCGGGTTACCGCAGCAGCTGAACAACGGCACCACCATGGTCTTCTTCGGCGGCAACACGCAGACCAGCGGCGCCGCCGCTTCCGCCAACCTTCTCTACGCCGTCACCATCACCGTGGCGCTCGCGCTCTCGGGCTCGGCTCTCGTGTGA